AATAACAATCAATGGAGACATCCTTGATCGTAAAATGGGGCTGGAACTTGCTGAAAAATACGGCATTGATGGCGTAATGATCGGACGAGGCATCTTCAAAAATCCATTTGCTTTTGAAAAAGAGCCAAGAGAGCATAGCAGCAAAGAACATCTAGATCTTTTAAGACTACAACTTGATTTACAAGATCAATATGCAGAAGTACTGCCACGCTCAATCACAGGGCTTCACCGCTTCTTCAAAATTTATGTGAAGGGCTTCCCAGGAGCTGCGGAATTGAGAAATCAATTGATGAGCACGAAGTCGACGGATGAGGTGCGAGCTTTGTTGGATAAGTTTGAGGATAGTGCTGGTGAGGCTAGGGATAGTGAAACGGTTTAACTTTTAAGCAGTTAAATCATTTCATATGTAGTGCATGACATGAGTGAGTTGAAAATAAGTGCAGAGCTGGAAAAGAACAGTGTATTTGAGAAATCAAAGCACTGTTTTTTTCTTTTAGTTAATGTTAAGAGAGAAATCTTTTTATAGGCATATAAAAAACATGTAAGAGCTCTGTAGATACAATGATAGAGAAAAGTTCGGGTAAGACTATAAAACATATCTTTAAAATGTTAAAGTATTAATTTAGCGGACAATAACTAAAAGGTTAGATTAAACATGATAATTTAAAGCAGGTTATAGCATAAACTTTAACCGCTGAATAAATAATCAACATTTCAGGAGGAAACCCAATGGCAATGAGCAACAACGATATATTAAAAAGAGTACGATACGCTTTAGACATAAGAGATATAGATATGGTAGAAATCTTTAAACTTGGCGGGATGGAAGTAACGAAAGAAGATGTAGTTGATATGCTTACAAAAATAAAAAGAGAGCCTCAGCACGAGCCTGAAAACCCTGATGTAATCGAAGATGAGTACGTAAAAACATGCGATATGATGATGTTAGAGGCGTTTTTAAATGGATTTATTACTTTAAAAAGAGGGAAGCAAGATCCAAAACCAGGGCAGCCTGCACCTGTACAGAGCAAGGAGAGTGCCAATAACCTTCTTCTAAAGAAAATGAAAATCGCACTATCTTTAACGAGTGAGGATGTACTTGATATATTAGATAGCGTGGGCGTTACGGTAACAAAAGGAGAGTTAGGCGCTCTGTTAAGAAAAAAAGGCCATAAAAATTACAAAGAGTGCGGCGATAAATACGCAAGGAATTTCATTAAAGGATTAGCTGTAAAGTATAGAGGATAATGAGTTCGTTAAAGCAGTAAATGATATAATAGGTAGAGTAGGACGTTTGTATCCTACTCTTTTTTATTTGTAAAAATACTATGCTAGGTGATGAAATGGTACATACATATTTAGGTGAGACAATTAATTTTCATATAACTTATAAGAAGAAAAAGTCCGTGCGTCTTTTTGTAGATTCATACGGAAATGTGGAAGTGCAAGCTCCGAAAGGAACACCTGTTGAATACTTAGTCCAGTTGCTAGAGGAGAAGTGGGATTGGATTCAGACAACACGTAAGGAAATGCAGGAGCGAGCGCATGGACCACAGGAAAAGGATTACGATCAAGGAGAGGGCTTTTTGTATTTAGGGAATACGTATCCGATACAGATTTCCCAAGATATAAGCATTGAGCAAGACAATGCGATTTTTGAAGGGGATAAGTTACATATTTATGTAAAAGAGCTAAAGGATGAGAAAATACAGCAAGCTTTAAAACGATTTTATTATAAGCAGTGTAAAACTTTAGTAGAGAAGAGTATTAAAGCGCATCAAAGTAACTTTAAGACAAAACCACGTTCTATTCGTATTACAGATAGTAGTCGTACTTGGGGTACTTGCGATTCGAATTTACAACTAACATTCAATTGGAAGCTAGCAATGGCACCACAGCGAGTAATTGACTATGTAGTCGTTCATGAAATGTGTCATATGGTTCATTTAAATCATGATCGCTCTTTTTGGCGTCTTGTCGGGAAGATAATGCCTGATTATAAAGAAATGGAGAATTGGTTAGCCTTATCTAGTTGGAAAATGACGGTCTAATGTTGCGCTTTGTATAGGTTGCAATTATTGTCAATCTTTGTCGGTAAGTCGATATATTTCGAAAATCGCTGATATATTTGGAGTTGCGCCGATATATTTCGAAAACCGCCGATATATTTGGAGTTGCAATCGATATGTTCAATGAAGAGAAAGTAAAAGGAGATGTCATAGCAGGCATCTCCTTTTTTCGAGTATATAGATTATCGTCCAAACTTCACAACAAAATCCCCATCCACTTTCGCCATCTCATACCCACGATACCCCTCCGAAAGCAAAGCCTGCTGTCCACTAGCATCACTCATTAGAATACTTTGAACATCTGTCCAATCGTTTTCCTTATCTCTGCGCAATTCCTTCACAAAAACATACCGCAGACTACCACCATACTTCTCCTTCAGCGCAGCAATCTCCATCTCTTGCGCAAACTTATCCTTCAAGCTCGGAATGTTAAAAGGAGCAACGGTGCAGCATACGTAATCATATTTGCTGTCTTCTTCTTGCAATTCTTCCATAATGACTTTTGCTAATATTTTTTGCATACCATTTCCTCGGTAGTTCGGATGAACGTTTGAGATTTCTTGATAGATGACGCGGTGTAGTTCACTTTCTGGCAAACCAATATCGAGCCCTAAATGTTCATCATCGATAGGAGGGACGAGTAGAGCGCGAAATGCGATGAGTTCGTTTTCGATAAAAGCACCGATCATCATGCCGTTTCCTTCTAGAATGTATTGAAATTCTTCTTGTGAGAGTGGTTGTAAACGACTTTTATCTTCTAGTGCTTCAACTACAATGTTTTGTAGTGATAAGATTTGCTCGATATGCTCTAGTGATAGTAATGTAACGTGAAATGATTCGTTATTTTGTTTTAATGTTCCTTCGTATAGAACCGTCATATGATAGTCCTCCTTTAGCGTACAACGTCTTGAAAGACGGTTAGTTCTTGTAGTGTATCTTCGTTTATTTCAATGCCGAGTCCAGGCTTTTCGTTTAAGCGAATGAATGGTACATCGTAATGTAAGTTTCCAATGTCTTTCGTAAATTTTAATGGTCCTGTTAGCTCTACGCTCGTAATGATTTTCTTTGAGAAAGCGACATGGAATCCTGCGGAAGAGGCAACAGATGATTCGACCATTGATCCCACTTGGCATTCAATGCCTGCCATTTCTGCTTGATGAGCGAGCTTTACAGCTGGATATATGCCGCCGCATTTCATTAGTTTTATATTTACTTTATCAGCAGCTTCTAATTTAATAATTTGGCGCATTTCACGAGAACTTTTTAATCCTTCATCAATCATAAGCGGGAGGTCTGTTTTAGAACGAATATGAGCCATGGCATCAATATCGTCCGCGATAACAGGTTGTTCAATCCAGTCAATGTTTAAATGTCCTAATGAACGCAGTGCTGTTAATGTGTTTGCGCTATTTTTCCAGC
This genomic interval from Bacillus thuringiensis contains the following:
- a CDS encoding GNAT family N-acetyltransferase; this translates as MTVLYEGTLKQNNESFHVTLLSLEHIEQILSLQNIVVEALEDKSRLQPLSQEEFQYILEGNGMMIGAFIENELIAFRALLVPPIDDEHLGLDIGLPESELHRVIYQEISNVHPNYRGNGMQKILAKVIMEELQEEDSKYDYVCCTVAPFNIPSLKDKFAQEMEIAALKEKYGGSLRYVFVKELRRDKENDWTDVQSILMSDASGQQALLSEGYRGYEMAKVDGDFVVKFGR
- a CDS encoding DUF1456 family protein, producing MAMSNNDILKRVRYALDIRDIDMVEIFKLGGMEVTKEDVVDMLTKIKREPQHEPENPDVIEDEYVKTCDMMMLEAFLNGFITLKRGKQDPKPGQPAPVQSKESANNLLLKKMKIALSLTSEDVLDILDSVGVTVTKGELGALLRKKGHKNYKECGDKYARNFIKGLAVKYRG
- a CDS encoding M48 family metallopeptidase yields the protein MVHTYLGETINFHITYKKKKSVRLFVDSYGNVEVQAPKGTPVEYLVQLLEEKWDWIQTTRKEMQERAHGPQEKDYDQGEGFLYLGNTYPIQISQDISIEQDNAIFEGDKLHIYVKELKDEKIQQALKRFYYKQCKTLVEKSIKAHQSNFKTKPRSIRITDSSRTWGTCDSNLQLTFNWKLAMAPQRVIDYVVVHEMCHMVHLNHDRSFWRLVGKIMPDYKEMENWLALSSWKMTV